The Leguminivora glycinivorella isolate SPB_JAAS2020 chromosome 1, LegGlyc_1.1, whole genome shotgun sequence genome includes a region encoding these proteins:
- the LOC125225844 gene encoding mediator of RNA polymerase II transcription subunit 24: MVQMETSKSTSKTSSLKALILKAWRERWTDIQWGINIKTIIPRGVSGDLYNLADCILQQAMVGCGANQLVISYLKHSLASHIVSYAAVLQRISKFDAFHKPHCILSLLEFLESFLDSITCRGKLEEEVIASAVSSIILWLLQVYHYSLSKYPSSNTIQSQELLEKSTALLNSIVSTDYLVAMFYLAKQNNPDEYNEVTKKCQEITAFMMMNTQFKAPVAIHETLQKVCNMDIDKIAPLNLKPEPVTHCLQALVAINILANPSADMQQLSTQLLMIKRIKGYSLGRLFCELIRACFISLNDSSKDASKQALWAAFTFLKVPQVISYLHSTCGTSNKEGDYSAETVEAFEKLLQSTPLLDIVDTKNSCNSIVSLLEPLVKLNVVTEQHLSYFSQKRESKDVKLQKLEPTGLQGSVPSFITRAEPTLAGILKTMSGDFHKMQEQLYAMLCQIVGGTSLTTILAVAAVEGKLKLFVSRLIRFNEFALHAASEKGASQSKVYIFDISFLILCSIVQDYGADAVLEDNGDSFFEQWVRECMPQKGVHKSPDQIVQKCDPSIVDIFIHHLSAPDFDFKNTNLKPHELCMNVSRTVKEVLFAWEQGSLSAVDVKRMLDSLRQKMASLAVCATVWLCAYIDVVIQDAFLKPINMIQQLLTPPSEVELAQIDNFKERAILMCQIIRKMQYDIHPPSAPKNKNVTLPHTIISRQPILEQLQSAWEDVKTRGYLHIDATHIIESLLNTAGPVWFVTNLVKETLKFRYQEDLDRSVDVVLAMFHLDIEKCTEAMLLHVLPQYLYNAKLSEELVEPQSATLAKLAVYCVFAALEQSSTNKAQNNRKRRHEDADDMDAMVSSSKVRRLNDNSTDSSVYYMQGQSVPGMNLREPLASALETLYKSFSQLAGKNGDVTPQTQFILEFLVYVVQCGQDRAQVVLQKMPSELVPTLIKALPDSFNINLILRLHDLSTPYGRKDTARDLCLLRNMRLRPE; the protein is encoded by the coding sequence ATGGTGCAAATGGAGACGTCGAAGAGTACTAGTAAAACTAGTTCACTTAAGGCTCTCATATTGAAAGCCTGGAGAGAACGATGGACTGACATTCAATGGGGAATAAACATCAAGACCATCATACCTCGAGGAGTCAGCGGTGATCTATACAACCTGGCGGATTGTATTCTCCAGCAAGCCATGGTTGGATGCGGAGCAAACCAGTTAGTAATATCTTATCTTAAACATTCTTTGGCATCGCACATAGTCTCCTATGCTGCTGTACTACAGCGAATCTCGAAATTCGATGCatttcataaacctcactgCATTTTGAGTCTTCTGGagtttttggaaagtttcttAGACAGTATAACCTGCCGGGGAAAACTAGAAGAAGAGGTAATAGCCTCAGCTGTGTCGTCGATAATACTGTGGCTTTTGCAAGTCTATCACTATTCTCTGAGTAAATATCCATCATCAAATACTATTCAAAGTCAAGAACTTCTGGAGAAGTCAACAGCCCTTCTCAACTCTATAGTAAGTACTGATTATTTAGTAGCTATGTTTTATCTAGCTAAGCAAAATAACCCTGATGAATACAATGAAGTAACTAAGAAGTGCCAAGAGATTACAGCCTTTATGATGATGAATACACAGTTCAAAGCTCCAGTGGCAATTCATGAGACTTTGCAAAAGGTTTGTAATATGGATATTGACAAAATAGCACCATTGAATCTCAAGCCGGAACCTGTCACTCATTGTTTGCAGGCATTAGTAGCTATAAACATTTTAGCAAACCCTAGTGCCGACATGCAACAGTTATCAACTCAACTTCTTATGATTAAGCGGATCAAGGGATATTCCCTGGGTAGACTCTTTTGTGAGCTAATCCGAGCTTGTTTCATTTCATTGAATGACTCTAGTAAAGATGCATCTAAACAAGCACTTTGGGCGGCTTTTACATTTCTTAAAGTGCCTCAAGTTATTAGTTACCTACATAGTACATGTGGCACCAGCAACAAAGAAGGAGATTATTCTGCAGAAACTGTTGAAGCCTTTGAGAAACTACTGCAGTCAACTCCATTATTGGACATAGTTGACACTAAGAATTCTTGTAACAGCATTGTGTCCTTGTTGGAACCCTTAGTCAAACTGAATGTAGTAACTGAGCAACATCTGTCCTACTTCAGCCAAAAACGTGAAAGCAAAGATGTAAAGTTGCAAAAATTAGAACCCACTGGTCTCCAGGGATCTGTGCCTTCATTTATTACACGGGCAGAACCAACTCTGGCTGGAATATTGAAGACAATGTCTGGAGATTTCCACAAAATGCAAGAGCAACTGTATGCAATGCTTTGTCAGATAGTGGGTGGAACTTCTCTTACAACAATCTTGGCTGTTGCAGCAGTTGAGGGGAAGTTAAAGTTGTTTGTGTCAAGACTTATCAGATTTAATGAATTTGCTTTACATGCAGCTAGTGAGAAAGGAGCTTCTCAGTCCAAGGTCTATATTTTTGACATTTCATTTTTGATTCTATGCTCCATTGTGCAAGACTATGGTGCTGATGCAGTTTTAGAAGACAATGGAGACTCTTTCTTTGAACAGTGGGTCAGAGAATGTATGCCACAAAAAGGTGTCCACAAGTCACCTGATCAAATTGTGCAAAAATGTGATCCATCCATtgtagacatttttattcaccacTTGAGTGCACCTGactttgatttcaaaaataCCAATTTGAAACCTCACGAGCTCTGCATGAATGTAAGTCGAACTGTGAAAGAAGTATTATTTGCCTGGGAACAAGGCTCACTATCTGCAGTGGATGTTAAGAGAATGTTGGATTCTTTAAGGCAGAAAATGGCGTCTTTAGCTGTATGTGCTACTGTTTGGCTGTGTGCCTATATTGATGTTGTAATCCAAGATGCTTTCTTGAAGCCAATAAATATGATACAACAGTTATTGACTCCACCAAGTGAAGTAGAACTAGCCCAAATTGACAACTTTAAAGAGCGAGCTATTCTAATGTGCCAAATTATTAGAAAGATGCAATATGACATTCATCCTCCATCTGCACCAAAGAACAAAAATGTGACACTTCCTCACACAATTATTTCACGGCAGCCAATTTTAGAGCAATTACAATCGGCATGGGAGGATGTAAAAACGAGAGGCTATTTGCATATTGATGCAACACACATTATAGAAAGCCTTCTGAATACTGCAGGGCCAGTTTGGTTTGTTACCAATCTTGTAAAAGAAACTTTGAAATTTAGATACCAGGAAGATCTTGATAGATCTGTGGATGTAGTTCTTGCCATGTTCCATTTGGACATTGAAAAGTGTACTGAAGCTATGCTTCTACATGTCTTACCACAATATTTATACAATGCAAAGTTGTCAGAAGAACTAGTGGAGCCTCAATCAGCCACATTAGCTAAATTGGCTGTATACTGTGTTTTTGCCGCACTTGAGCAGAGCAGCACAAACAAGGCTCAGAATAATAGAAAACGCCGTCATGAGGATGCTGATGATATGGATGCAATGGTCTCCTCAAGTAAAGTTCGGAGACTGAATGACAATAGTACAGATAGCTCCGTGTATTATATGCAGGGACAGAGTGTGCCTGGAATGAATTTGAGAGAACCACTAGCATCTGCTTTGGAAACTTTGTATAAATCATTCTCGCAACTGGCTGGAAAAAATGGCGATGTGACTCCTCAGACACAATTTATACTTGAGTTTTTGGTGTATGTTGTACAGTGTGGTCAAGACAGAGCACAAGTGGTATTGCAGAAAATGCCCAGTGAACTAGTTCCAACACTGATAAAGGCTCTGCCTGATAGTTTCAATATAAATTTGATTttgagattacatgatttgTCTACTCCTTATGGCAGAAAAGATACTGCCAGAGACTTGTGTCTGCTCAGAAATATGAGACTGAGGCCGGAGTAA